From the genome of Candidatus Nitrosocosmicus oleophilus, one region includes:
- a CDS encoding diphthine--ammonia ligase — translation MAGLFSGGKDSTYAIFKTTLQKHDLCCIMMMHPSSDDSLLFHYPTTNLLDKISNAIGVPVIEHSSNVSEKNHEVNELTHLIKKAVDEFSIDGLINGCISSRFQLDIFQDICDKLKIKLVSPLWNINSDYYYEQLLGQGFEIMITRVAALGLDSSWLGKTITKDNYATLKKLSLKYQFNITFEGGEAETLVIDCPLYKKRISIKDHTTTWDGIRGMFEILDVDLIEK, via the coding sequence ATGGCAGGGTTATTTTCCGGAGGTAAAGATAGCACCTATGCGATTTTTAAGACCACTTTACAAAAACATGATTTATGTTGCATCATGATGATGCATCCAAGTAGCGATGATAGCCTATTATTTCATTATCCAACCACTAATTTGTTAGATAAAATTTCAAATGCAATAGGTGTACCTGTAATAGAACACTCTTCCAATGTCTCTGAGAAAAACCATGAAGTTAATGAATTAACCCATTTAATTAAAAAGGCTGTTGACGAATTTTCAATTGACGGATTAATAAATGGATGCATTTCTAGCAGATTTCAACTAGACATTTTTCAGGATATTTGCGACAAACTGAAAATAAAGTTAGTTTCACCTCTTTGGAACATTAATAGTGATTATTACTACGAACAGCTGCTTGGTCAGGGATTCGAAATCATGATTACTCGAGTAGCAGCACTTGGACTGGATAGTAGTTGGCTTGGGAAGACAATTACAAAAGATAATTATGCTACTCTAAAGAAATTAAGTCTTAAATATCAATTTAATATTACATTTGAGGGCGGAGAAGCTGAAACTCTTGTAATAGATTGTCCTCTATATAAGAAAAGGATCAGCATCAAAGACCACACAACTACATGGGATGGAATCAGGGGAATGTTTGAAATATTAGATGTTGATTTAATAGAAAAGTAG